The genomic interval accatcccaGTGTCTTAACTGGCTCCTAGGAGAtaccagacgttctttaagttcctgggacctgagacctgagaacatcctttcttaaccttgtctgactaggctttccagatagcaggtaatttcatgaggttctgttagaacagcaggtaatttcaagggtttggttcccagaaaccCTGATAAGTCATTGAGGACTTCTAAGAACACTTTCAAGTAGTTTGTTCCTGTACACATTCACCCagcaaatattatttataaagtgTCTGCTATGTGCAAGGcatacattctgggaggagtgtGATAAAGAAAGTGAGCTCCTTGTCCTTGATCAGTCTTTGTACTTGCCAGACGGATTGCTACGGAACATACTAATGAACATGAAGGATGCCTGACTGCCGAGTTTGATCTGAGGACTCTGAGTGTATTAGACAAAGGTtggggagagaacaggaagtgactCAGCTGCCTTCAAAGGAAACTGAGCTGTCAGAGAAGTTGGGAAGGTctctttttaagttaattttaaaaattttacctatagatttatttaatgcatatgagtattttgccgGCTTGGCTCGCATATATGTGCCTGCaatatatgtgtgtctggtgctcatgaagatcagaagaaggcatccgaTTCCCTGCACTAGAGTTACAGCTGTCTGAAAACAGCTAGGTAGGGCTGAAGACATGACTTGGTGGTTAAGATCTAAGTTCACCTCTCAGTACTCACATTTGACTCATAACCATTTATAACTCAGTTCAGAGGGATCCAACGGCCTAGTTTGACCTCCATAGGCACTAAGCACACTCGACGTAccatgcaggcaaacacataaaatacacaGTGGCCCATGCTTGTGCCCCAAAACTCACTTttgaagtagaggcaggaaatggcttccagttcaaagccagcttggctTACATAAGGAGTTTCAAGTCAGCCGAAATGTTGTGAGACATTCATTTAGAAATTGTTGAATGATGGACAGCCTGGAGACCTGATCTCCAGAGCTCAcgtggtgaaaggaaagaatctaTTTCTGTGAACTGttctctagcctccacaggcatgctGTAGCAAGAGCATACCTtttcccaacacacacagaataaaattcaTGAGGGGACTGTAGAGAGGGCTTAGCAGTAGCTAAGCTGCTAAGCAGTAGCTAAGCAgtagcactagctgctcttgcagaggacccagttttgaTTCCCAGGATCCCCAGGGTGGTTCAcgaccatctataattccagttctaggggatccaatgacctcttctgattTCTGCAGGAACTATGTTggcacatatatgcaagcaaaacactcatatacataaaataaataaatcttattttaaaaaattaatggcacgggctagagagatggatcagaggttaagagcactgactgctctttcagaggacctggttcaattACCAGGacccatatgacagctcacaactgtctataatgtCAGGAGAATCCTACACCCTGatgtagacatttaaaaaaaaaaaaaaaagctaggcagtggtggcagtgtgagaagtagaggctggcagatctctgagttcaaggccagcctggactacacagtgagttccatgacagccaatacacagagaaatcctgtctcaaaaaaaaaatcattaaaataataaaatgaaaaaaattaatgaacaaacaaataaatactccatccatttaaaaagaatgatcagggggccagagagatggctcagagattaagagtactggctgctctttcagcggtcccaggttcaattcctagcacccacatggcagctcacaactgtctttagtttttgttccagggactctgactccctcacatatgcaggcaaaacaccaagctaaataagataaaaaataaataaattataagaagAGTGATCAGAATTGATATTTTCCcaaggaaaagagagaacattGTATTCCCCAAATAGACTTTAAATGACATACCGTCTGCTATTTGATACTGTATTATTCATCCCTTTGTTTTATTCTTCGGTAGTTCTTTGAATCATTTTTAGAGAGCAAAGGAAATTGTGGCAAGCACCATAAACATGTGCCTAGAGGGAAAGCCTCAGAACTATTCAGGTCTTTAACTATCTTTGAAGACAGCCCCTGTGGATCATAAGACAACTGAACATCATAACTGAAAATTGTTACTGACATGATGGTAAACGGTGGTTAGAGGCCTTCAGCCTTAAAGACAAAGGAAAGGACTCCATACAGCAATCCCAGAGTTCATTTACACTTGGACAATTTAAGAAAACTGCAAAGCTTATCACCTTTCTCCACATTGGAAATTTCAGTGGCAACTACTGTCTTTTATGCACATCCATATATCAAAATGAACCATGCATAGAAATGACAGGAAAAGGAGTCTCCCTGTGGTTAGTAAGGTGACAGTTCCTTTCAAAACATTCAGCTTGAAGCTACCATCCCCAGCCAGTATTTCTTGGATACACATCTACCTAAAAAGATATCAATACATGACTTGCACTtgataaagaaaacaacaaaatgtacGGGTAGAATCTCTTAGAAAGATAAAACAAGTCAGAGCTAAGATTTGACCTAGCTGAGTTGCTGGAAACACAGTCGGAGAATGGAGTCCTGTGAGGAGAACCCTAAGtgtttgtgagaaaactccaagaaacaaAAAGGGTAGTTACCTCAGTTCCTTCAAATGCACGGAATTGTACATGGAATGTACTTTTATGCCCTTCCCAGGTGTAGCCAATAGGAGTGATTTTACTTCAGAGTATTCATTACCACTGGGTATTGGTAGTTTATATGCCTCTAAGGATAAGCATGCTTTCGATACCTGCAGCTTGTCCCTGTGACTCTACACTTTACTCATGAGATTTCTCTTAGCCCTCGGGAGTATAAATCATCTAATGCTCTGAATCAAGTTGGCTAGTGCATGATACTCTCTAGTCAACCCCATTTTTAggctccattctcccaggtccTGCCTTTAGAGCAGGAAACAGTGGGTTAATGATATACAGTAACTAGAAGGTTCCAGATGCAatagaattaaatatataatttggaattaaaatgttttagagttttcaaaaaaaaattcagatataTTGTAAACTGTTTTTGTAGCAACAACaatgatgacaacaacaacaagaagttTCTTTGTGTCCAGTGTGGTGGGTTAAGCCTGCAGTTCTAACactagtgaggcagaggcaggcagatttctgtcagttcaagtccagcctggcctATACAGGAAATTCTATATCGGCCAACCAGGGCATCCCAATGAGACTTTTTCctcaaagtaaacaaaacaaacaaaatcactaaaccatcaacaacaaaacacatttaGTACAGAATTGTCCACACCTATTTGATAAGTGCCTAAGAGTCAGCAAACAGGGCAGGGGATGGATGTATCTCAGTCGTAGAATACtgccatacacacaaaaaaaattaaaatcagcatCCATTACTAAAAGAATGgctaataattaattatatttatctgTTATAACACTATGCAGATTCTAAAATGTTGAAGaatcaaaaattttttttaaatttttatgggaCTAAGTGATCAGGAGTGGGCCAGTGAGAGCATGGAGGTCGGAGAAGAGGTTAATACAATGGACGATCTCCATTTCTCCCACCCCTGTGTTGTTCTCTGAGATCGAACTCAGGTAAACAGGCTTGCAGCCAGCAAGTGCTGTACCAGCTGACCCTTCACCCCTTTAAAGACTGAACTTCTGTATGaagcccaggctaacctccaaTTCAAGAGCATTTCTCCTGCCcgccacctcccaagtgttggttTACGTGCCACCAATCCAGACTATAAATTTGAAGATTCTTACTGCCATAAGAAAATGCACGTTTTACGTGACAGCACAAAATGTCGAATACAAAGCTGTATGCACACCATGTAATCAACTAGACAATTTGTCTAACGGTAGTAATTCTTGCGAGTGGGATTCTAGATGGTATTTTTCGTTGTAGTGTTCTTTTATTCagcatttgaaataaaacattttgggaGAGGGGGCTGTGGGGGATCAGTATGGATCCTAAGGTCTCATTTAGCTACATATCCCAGCTCctgaaatgaaacattttaaaataaagtcagtAAAGAAGGTACCAGATTCCACACGCAGTCTTCCAAAGAAAACTAATCTATGTTGAAGGCTAAAAATGTCTTTGATTTATTGGAAGATGGcttctttaaaatttcttaaattcttttttttttttaaagtttgctaTGATATTTCATTAAAAAGAGATACATTTTATATCAGATTGTCTGTGCTAATGACATTCTGGAGACAAAACTTTAAAGCCCAAGGAACGTTCGTGTTTGACAACTGTAAAGAGTTGCTGGCGACTCTGTCTGAACCATTCCTATGAAGGAGAACGTAAGGAAACACTGAAAAATATACTAAGTCGGCTATTACGCTGCCGACTTAATTGAGGAACTGCTACGGATACAGCTGTATTCTTTCCTAAGACCAAGGAAAGGAAAGATTACAGTCCTTTGTGTTTCAGAATTCCTTCGAATCTCCTCAGAGCTTGGCGCTAACGGTGGCTGGGAATCATTTCGCAGTGTTTTGGTTCTTTGGTTCCTCAGAGGTCTGGAGTGCATTCGGGAATGCCTGcccaacaaaagaacaaaaaacccaagatgtGGAGTGAAGTAGGTCCCCACATTCCTTGGTCAAAACTGCACATTTAAGCTTGGGCTCCGCCCACCCTGCACCCCCTCTCCCTTTAGTCATTGATCACACCGTCTCATTTGTATTTTATCACTTAATATCAATGCTGTTTTAATCACAAGCTTTGAGATTTGTCATAAAGtactccccctccctcccaactAACACCGTAATAGTTCGTTTTAtccaaaatgtttatttattaaacCTCTAACGTCTTTGGGAGCCAGGGAGGGGTCGTATAGAGATAGGCCAAAGGCCTCATAATTCGCAAATATGGTAAAGAATTTGAAACCTATTCTAAAAATCTTTCAAACGTTTAGAATAACGCCTgttaactttttattaaaaacgaaacaaaaaaccaaaacaaccccccaaacctCACATAGCTGTTCTCTCAGACCCTTACAAAATAAATTCCACCGGGTCAGGAATGTGTAGGAATGTGTACGGGGTGGGGCAAGTAGAGTTATAAGATTTGGGTAAGAAGGGGAAGTTTCAGGTTTTCGTTGCAAGTCGATAATGCTAGACAATTCTGCCTAATTTCCCTACATTTTAATACATAGAGAAACAGACTTTTAACAAAACAGACACGTTTGGATTCGGCCACACAGGCCGCCCCTATAACGGAAAGATCCCGAAGCGCCCTGGGGTGGTAGGGTGGTGATGGCCGCTTCCCGGCGGGTTCCATCTCTAACCCTGCAGGTACCCGCAGGGTCCGCGATCCGCATTTCTCCAGCCCACGACTGGCCGCGCCCTGATCTAATCGCTCCCCTAGGAGGACGGGAAGGCCCAGAGGAGAAAGACAAAACGGAGaatgcaaagttaaaaaaaaaggcGCCGCGAGACCCAATGGGTGTCCTGGATCCCGGCCAGAGGTCTCGTGACCGGAGAGCCGGCGACCGCACCCTGGGCCTGTCCACGCGGCCTCCCAAACGGGCGGAAGCCGGCTACGCCCAGGACGCGGGACCCAGACCGGCCCTTCCACTCCGCCCTTCCGGACGCTCCAGGCTCCAAGGGCGCAGTCGACGCGCCCCTCCCCCGCGGCGCCATCTTGTTGTTTTCCTGCattcctccgcctcctcctccccccaccccaccccggccACGTGGCGCGCGGCTGCGGAAGAGACGGCCCCAGCCCAACTTCCGGCCAGACCGGTTCCAGCCGGCTGCGGGCCTCAGACTCGCGGCCGCCCCCTGGTGGCCAGGCGCGGCGCTGCGGCCACGCCTTGCCTCCTCCGCCATTTCCTGCGCGGCGCGCGGCACGTCCACACCCCGCCGCCATCCCGTTGGTGCGCGGGTTGTGAGGGGGAGGCTGACCCGCGCCAGGCGTGGGACCGCCTCTCTCTCTGAGCCCGCGGCGGGGGAGAGGCCGCTGCTGCAGAGATCGGCGCTTGGTTTAAACACTTTAACTTGTGCCGCCCTTCTGCCCACCGCAGCCGGTCCTGGGTTTTCTGATTTACACGTTTCCCGTTAGAGTTTCATTTCCAAACTAGTATTTCTCGGGTGTTTGCTGTGGACGAGACCCGTGCGTCCTCTTAGTCATCATTGATGGCTTCCAGGACAGTGGTCCCGCCCCGGATCACAGACCACTTAGGCGGGGGCTGACGATCCTCTGAGGAACCTATGAGGTTCTCAAATGATGATGGTCAGCATCTTAAGAAGCCTCCTTGGCGGTCTCCCCACACTTAACCTAAACTGAAAGCTTTGGAATGAGTGAGACCTGACAGTCATTAACACAAGCTCCTGTGGGGATTCTGAAACATACTGAAGACCCTTTCTGTACCTGGCAGCCCTTCTAATAATAGGGAAGATACCTTCAGGGGGTGCTAACGCCCAAGCCAGACTTTGTACTCTTCCTGTCACACTGGTTTGTCAGAGAGGAATGTTCACATTTCCACGTACAATGTTAGAGTGTATGGAAATCCTCCAAAATTGTACGTGCATTCGTTCGtacaatatacacataaaacCTATGGGAAGGGTCAAAGTTTAAACATGGCTTACGTCCAATAGAGGAGGAATTGCACGTGCATTCGCTTGTACAGTGTACACATAAAACCAATGCAAAGGTCAGAGAGAGTTTCAACATGGTTTACCTCCAATAGAGGAGGTAGGTTGCTAGGAAGGAccgggaaggtttttttttttttttttttttgtaagtgtaATTTTCCAACTTGAACTATTTGAGCGTTTATTCCAAAGAAAATAAGGAGTTATATTCAGAACAGTGTTAGAGCTAAAACTAGAATCAAGTCCAAATGGCTTCAGATTCCATGTCTTCTGTTGACAACACATGAAAATCTagtttaaacataaaatattcaataggGTTGTATCACCCCTAACTGTGCTAGTTGTAATAGCATGTTGTATGATTAAAAtagcataaataaaatgaaaccaacCCCTTAAGGATAAGGCATTGCTCTCTGCTGCCTTATGTGTTCTAATGGTCTCGTGGTTCAGGCTGACCCCAATTTCAACTCTATAGTAGTGGAAGAACCAgactctgcttgtctctgcctcccaaatgctgggatcacaagcctGTGTCACTTCACCTAAcctttgttttgttgggttttgtgttttagacagggcctcactctaatgtaggctggcctggaactcaggcttGAGTTCCTTGATCTCTAGGTAGCTCCCGTGCTTCACTCTCAAAAGGGCttgggttacaggtgtgagccaccatgcccaatttAGAAAATAAGTTAACATTATCGCTGACAGAGACAAGCTGAGGGTGGCATCCAAACTGGCAGCCTCTTGCCCCCAGACTAAGTGTGGGATATAGGCACTCACCACCACAGCTATTTTCATGCTTCCTCTGCcccatcctcccctccccacagACAGAATTCCTCTGTGTAACCcactctgcagatcaggctggcctctaactcatagagatcggcctgtctctgcctccctgctctgttTTGCCACTTTTCATGAGGAGTTGGAAAGCAATGCAAGTGGGTGACTCTGAATATGTTACTTAACCTCTCATGGCTTCAGATTGCTTctccgtttaaaaaaaaaaaaaaaagttaaaaccaCTTGCCTCACTGGCTTGTGAGGATGAAATGCACATGTAGATGGATCTGAGGATTCAGCCAATAGTGGATCAAAAATAACTGAAACGTGCCTGTACTGAACAAGCACAGATTGTTTCTCGTGTCGTTTTTCCCTAAGCAATATGATTTAACAGcttcttacatacatacatttgcatTGTACTAGGTAGTTATAGATAATTCAGAAATGATGAAAGGGGCTGTGTGTAGATGTTTATAGGTTGCATTTTATATTAGGGACTTGAGCATCCTTGAATTTTGGTACCCATGGCATGGGTGTGTGTAAGTGTTGAGGCCTGCCCTCCCCCAGCATAGCTGaggccattttgttccatgcctgccagtcattttatattgttgctgtaatatgcctgccagtcattgacaccgAAAAACAGCTTAACTCAGAGCAGTGTCATGCTGACAGCATACCCTGTCATGTTCTGTATAttctgaggtttgttaatctcGAGAAATCCCACAACCATAAGCTCCACTAAGGACAGATCAGAATAAAGGTCAGTTAGAACTGCTGCGTCTAATCAGCCAGAACAGCTTGAGTAGGCTGACCACTCTGCCACACTGCACACGAGCTCAttacagcttgtgtgtgtgtgtgtgtgtgtgtgtgtgtgtgtgtgtgtgtgtgtttctttatgaGATGTTACTTGGGAGCTGTGAGACTCGTTTGAGGTCCAGCCTCAGCTCCCAAGTCTAGGCTGTGACCTTGATCGATCAGTCTTGTGCATTCAATAAATCAGCACTGTTTAACTGATACCAGAGTCTGAGTGGTTTCTGTGGCAATTCCTGAACCCCAACAGTAAGGAATATTTGTCCAGGAATATCTATAATCTCAGAATTTAGGAGGTGGAAGCCacaggatcagaaattcaaggtcatcctcaggtacATAGTGAGTCCAAGGCTAGTTAGTCTAGGATACTTGAGACTTGGTCTCATAAAGATATAAAACCAAACAGATTTTCTAGGCATGATTAAGTTAAGGGTCTTAGGATGGACTCTCAGTGTCACTATCATGTGTATGTTTTTTTGTAGACAGGAAGGTTCAGATACACATAGAAAGGATGGCCAAGCCATTGCAGATGGAGAGACTGGAGCCGCTTTAAGTTACAGAAAGCCCAGAATGACAGGCTGTACTAGACAACACAAAGGGTGAAAACTACCCTCCCCTAGAGTCTTCAGAAATAGGAGTCCTTACCACCTTGATTATACTCCAGGCCTCCAAATCTCTGAGAATGAGTATAAGCCAGCCCTTTCCCCTTTGCCTGTGTTTCTGCTTGCTACAATTTTACTTACCCAAGGTTAGCCACCGCCTCAGAGgtgtctgcaagagcaggaagttcTCTTAATCTCCAGCCCATTACTGTGTCAGGTCACAGAAGGTCTTCCTTTGACTAGTTACTACTGCACTAAAAATAGAACCCTTTCCCTAGTGAGTGTAGAGCCCAAGTATctgtattttgaaataaaaacaagaaccaCTAAGGAGGCTGAAGCATGATAGAAGCCAGTTTAAGGCCAATCTGGGTTACAGGGTGAgagcctgcctcagccttcccccttccctgaataaaacaaatcaaaacagaacCCCCAAACAGCAACTAATCTTCATGTGATCTGATAATTCATTCTCTGTAAATCTCTTCATCTGCTGTGTGCTATGTACTAACATTCtatgattttacacacacacacac from Arvicanthis niloticus isolate mArvNil1 chromosome 1, mArvNil1.pat.X, whole genome shotgun sequence carries:
- the LOC143442686 gene encoding uncharacterized protein LOC143442686 produces the protein MAAGCGRAARRAGNGGGGKAWPQRRAWPPGGGRESEARSRLEPVWPEVGLGPSLPQPRATWPGWGGGRRRRRNAGKQQDGAAGEGRVDCALGAWSVRKGGVEGPVWVPRPGRSRLPPVWEAAWTGPGCGRRLSGHETSGRDPGHPLGLAAPFFLTLHSPFCLSPLGLPVLLGERLDQGAASRGLEKCGSRTLRAFPNALQTSEEPKNQNTAK